A genomic window from Paucibacter sp. KCTC 42545 includes:
- a CDS encoding protein-glutamate methylesterase/protein-glutamine glutaminase, protein MSQALRVAVIDDSAVVRKHLAGLLEAAGIRVTITASDPLFAWPKLEAAWPDVIVLDVEMPRMDGISFLKRLMREHPMPVVMCSTLTEAGCETTMQALAAGAVGFVTKPKLGLRDFLEDPGNGLVGMVRAAARANVRVMPIAAESAPASPPGSAKPSAAASLASSLSNSFTSNAAMAETTDRVIAFGSSTGGVQTIEAVLRQLPRTMPGIVLVQHMPEKFTQSFAARLNSMSELEVLEAKDGDRVINGRVLVAPGGRHMQLRRSGAQYVVEVRDGPLVNHHKPSVDVLFKSVAQCAGRNAIGAIFTGMGEDGARGLLEMRKAGATTLAQDEASCVVYGMPKAAAEMGAAQHVVALSAMPAALLRLCSQGV, encoded by the coding sequence ATGAGCCAAGCGCTGCGGGTTGCCGTGATTGATGACTCCGCCGTGGTGCGCAAGCATCTGGCCGGCCTGCTCGAAGCGGCCGGCATCCGGGTCACCATCACCGCCAGCGACCCCTTGTTTGCCTGGCCCAAGCTGGAAGCGGCCTGGCCCGATGTAATCGTGCTGGATGTGGAAATGCCGCGCATGGATGGCATCAGCTTTCTCAAGCGCCTGATGCGCGAGCACCCGATGCCGGTGGTGATGTGCTCCACCCTCACCGAGGCCGGCTGTGAAACCACCATGCAGGCGCTGGCAGCCGGAGCGGTGGGCTTTGTCACCAAGCCCAAGCTCGGGCTGCGCGACTTTCTCGAAGACCCCGGCAACGGCCTGGTCGGCATGGTGCGGGCCGCTGCGCGGGCCAATGTGCGGGTCATGCCGATTGCCGCTGAAAGCGCGCCCGCTAGCCCGCCCGGTAGCGCCAAGCCGAGCGCAGCCGCCAGCTTGGCGAGCAGCCTGAGCAACAGTTTCACCAGCAATGCGGCCATGGCCGAAACCACCGACCGGGTGATCGCCTTTGGCAGCTCAACCGGCGGCGTGCAAACCATCGAGGCGGTGCTGCGCCAACTCCCGCGCACCATGCCGGGCATCGTGCTGGTGCAACACATGCCCGAGAAGTTCACGCAGTCCTTCGCGGCCCGGCTCAACAGCATGAGTGAGCTGGAGGTGCTGGAAGCCAAGGACGGCGACCGCGTCATCAACGGCCGGGTATTGGTGGCGCCCGGCGGGCGGCATATGCAGCTGCGGCGCAGCGGTGCGCAGTATGTGGTGGAAGTGCGCGACGGCCCGCTGGTCAACCACCACAAGCCTTCGGTGGATGTGCTGTTCAAGTCGGTGGCGCAATGCGCGGGCCGCAATGCCATCGGCGCTATCTTCACCGGCATGGGGGAAGACGGCGCCCGCGGCCTGCTAGAGATGCGCAAAGCCGGTGCCACCACCCTGGCGCAGGACGAGGCCAGCTGCGTGGTCTACGGCATGCCCAAGGCCGCGGCGGAGATGGGGGCCGCCCAACATGTGGTGGCCTTGTCGGCCATGCCGGCCGCCCTGCTCAGGTTATGCAGCCAAGGGGTATGA